From a region of the Salvelinus alpinus chromosome 2, SLU_Salpinus.1, whole genome shotgun sequence genome:
- the LOC139548049 gene encoding zinc finger protein 271-like codes for MSSLNYSPLVKEEAVCWTEKEALGLNIVVKEEKTEEVVTVKQEVEGEGVTVKEEEKDVKEEDAVFGAKEEEITVTLEEEEEVGDLFNTRERRDYRGSSGEPQQPHDADKAEKSFSTSEHLKKHPQISTGKKPHCCSDSGKRLTSSAGIKIHPKIHTGEKPYSCQCGKSFTHSTSLISHQRTHTGEKREKPYSCDECGKSFDASGHLIVHQRTHTGEKPYSCDQCGKSFVTSGHLKIHQRTHTGEKPFSCTQCGKSFTQLSNLISHQRTHTGEKSYSCNECGKSFIHLSSLMSHQRTHTGEKSYSCTQCGKSFDTSSRLIVHQRIHTGEKPYSCGQCGKSFGQYSTLTLHQRIHTGEKSYSCGQCGKSFTTSGQLTLHQRTHTGEKPYSCDQCGKSFTTTAQLTLHQRTHTGEKPYSCDQCGKSFAASSTLTLHQRIHTGEKPYSCDQCGKSFGQSGQLTSHQRTHTGEKSYSCGQCGKSFGRSGQLTSHQRIHTGEKPYTCGHCGKSFTTSSNLTVHQRTHTGEKPYTCGQCGKSFTTSCSLTLHQRTHTGEKPFMCDQCGKRYTDKRSLIKHQKIHGVVS; via the exons atgagctccctaaactactcccctcttgttaaagaagaggcggtctgctggacggagaaagaagctctggggctgaacattgtcgtgaaagaggagaagacAGAGGAGGTTGTCACAGTTAAACAAGAAGTAGAAGGTGAgggtgttacagtgaaagaagaggagaaggatGTGAAAGAGGAGGACGCAGTTTTTGGTGCGAAAGAGgaggagattactgtcacattggaggaagaagaggaggttggagatctgtttaacacca gagagagacgggactaccgtgggtcctctggggagcctcaacaacctcatgatgctgacaaggcagagaagagtttctccacatcagaacacctcaagaaacacccaCAGATATCCACAGGGAAGAaacctcactgctgctctgacagtGGAAAGAGATTAACCTCCTCagcaggcattaaaattcatccgaaaatccacacaggagagaaaccttatagctgtcaatgtgggaagagttttactcattcaaccagcctgatatcacaccagagaacacacacaggagagaaacgagagaaaccgtatagctgtgatgaatgtgggaagagttttgatgCATCTGGCCATCTGATTGTacaccaaagaacacacacaggagagaaaccgtatagctgtgatcaatgtgggaagagttttgttacatctggccatctgaagatacaccagagaacacacacaggagagaaaccttttagctgtactcaatgtggtaagagttttactcagctaagcaacctgatatcacaccagagaacacacacaggagagaaatcataTAGCTGTaatgaatgtgggaagagttttattcaCCTAAGCAGCTTGatgtcacaccagagaacacacacaggagaaaaatcatatagctgtactcaatgtgggaagagttttgataCATCTAGCCGTCTTattgtacaccagagaatacacacaggagagaaaccttatagctgtggtcaatgtgggaagagttttggtcaatatagcactctgactctacaccagagaatacacacaggagagaaatcttatagctgtggtcaatgtgggaagagttttactacatctggccagctgacattacaccagagaacacacacaggagagaaaccttatagctgtgatcaatgtgggaagagttttactacaacTGCCcaactgactctacaccagagaacacacacaggagagaaaccttatagctgtgatcaatgtgggaagagttttgctgcatctagcactctgactctacaccagagaatacacacaggagagaaaccttatagttgtgatcaatgtgggaagagttttggtcaatctggccagctgacatcacaccagagaacacacacaggagagaaatcttatagctgtggtcaatgtggaaagagttttggtcgatctggccagctgacatcacaccagagaatacacacaggagagaaaccttatacctGTGGTcattgtgggaagagttttactacatctagcaatctgactgtacaccagagaacacacacaggagagaaaccttatacctgtggtcaatgtgggaagagttttactacatcttgctctctgactctacaccagagaacacacacaggagagaaaccttttatgtgtgatcaatgtgggaagaggtacactgataaaagatctctgattaaacatcagaaaatacatggagttgtttcatga